A portion of the Streptomyces erythrochromogenes genome contains these proteins:
- a CDS encoding RsmB/NOP family class I SAM-dependent RNA methyltransferase, whose product MSEQPRQPRRKPAPAGAGGKQAKPYRRPQKDPVRMLAFEVLRAVDERDAYANLVLPPLLRKARQDEKFEARDAALATELVYGTLRRQGTYDAVIKACIDRPLREVDPPVLDVLSLGAHQLLGTRIPTHAAVSASVELARVVLGDGRAKFVNAVLRKIAAHDLDGWLERVAPPYEDDAEEHLAVYHSHPRWVVSALWDALGGGRAGIEDLLEADNERPEVTLVARPGRSTPQELLEAVGEESALPGRWSPYAVRMAEGGEPGALEAVREGRAGVQDEGSQLVAMALAAVPVEGRDERWLDGCAGPGGKAALLAALAAERGAFLLASEKQPHRARLVERALAGNPGPYQVITADGTRPAWLPGSFDRVLMDVPCSGLGALRRRPEARWRRRPEDLEGFAPLQRGLLRQALSAVRVGGVVGYATCSPHLAETRVVVDDVLKGRGSGNAPVSAELIDARPFMAGVPALGDGPDVQLWPHLHGTDAMYLALLRRTA is encoded by the coding sequence GTGAGCGAACAGCCCCGCCAGCCCCGTCGCAAGCCCGCTCCCGCAGGAGCGGGCGGCAAGCAGGCCAAGCCGTACCGTCGGCCCCAGAAGGACCCCGTCCGGATGCTGGCCTTCGAGGTGCTGCGGGCGGTGGACGAACGCGACGCCTACGCCAACCTCGTCCTGCCGCCGCTGCTCAGGAAGGCCCGCCAGGACGAGAAGTTCGAGGCGCGCGACGCGGCGCTGGCCACCGAACTCGTCTACGGGACGCTGCGCCGCCAGGGCACGTACGACGCGGTCATCAAGGCCTGCATCGACCGCCCGCTGCGCGAGGTCGACCCGCCGGTCCTGGACGTGCTCTCCCTCGGCGCGCACCAGCTGCTGGGCACCCGGATCCCGACGCACGCCGCCGTCTCGGCGAGCGTGGAACTGGCCCGGGTGGTGCTCGGGGACGGGCGCGCCAAGTTCGTCAACGCCGTGCTGCGGAAGATCGCCGCGCACGACCTGGACGGCTGGCTGGAGCGGGTCGCGCCGCCGTACGAGGACGATGCCGAGGAGCACCTCGCCGTCTACCACTCGCACCCCAGGTGGGTCGTCAGCGCCCTGTGGGACGCGCTGGGCGGCGGGCGCGCGGGGATCGAGGACCTGCTGGAGGCGGACAACGAGCGGCCCGAGGTGACGCTGGTCGCCCGGCCCGGCCGGTCCACGCCCCAGGAGCTGCTGGAGGCGGTCGGCGAGGAGTCGGCGCTGCCCGGGCGCTGGTCGCCGTACGCCGTCCGGATGGCCGAGGGCGGCGAGCCGGGCGCGCTGGAGGCGGTGCGCGAGGGCCGTGCCGGCGTGCAGGACGAGGGCAGCCAGCTGGTGGCGATGGCGCTGGCGGCCGTGCCCGTGGAGGGCCGCGACGAGCGCTGGCTCGACGGCTGCGCCGGCCCGGGCGGCAAGGCGGCGCTGCTCGCGGCGCTCGCGGCCGAGCGCGGGGCGTTCCTCCTGGCTTCGGAGAAGCAGCCGCACCGGGCGCGACTGGTGGAGCGGGCCCTCGCGGGCAACCCGGGCCCGTACCAGGTCATCACGGCGGACGGCACCCGTCCGGCATGGCTGCCGGGCTCCTTCGACCGCGTTCTGATGGACGTGCCGTGCTCCGGGCTGGGCGCGCTGCGCCGCCGCCCGGAGGCCCGCTGGCGCCGCCGCCCCGAGGACCTGGAGGGCTTCGCGCCGCTCCAGCGCGGGCTGCTGCGGCAGGCGCTGTCGGCGGTGCGGGTCGGCGGGGTCGTCGGCTACGCGACGTGCTCGCCGCACCTGGCGGAGACCCGGGTCGTGGTGGACGACGTCCTCAAGGGCCGCGGCTCCGGCAACGCGCCGGTGTCCGCCGAACTCATCGATGCCCGGCCGTTCATGGCGGGCGTCCCCGCTCTGGGCGACGGCCCGGACGTCCAGCTGTGGCCGCACCTGCACGGGACGGACGCGATGTACCTGGCCCTGCTGAGGCGCACGGCGTAG
- a CDS encoding DUF6177 family protein — protein MTKDVIALTERMPDALSVLAGLLAGGPDLLIESAGEGAVVQLCDAEGRPLVSIEVPLMLQVPGEAVRLLGPGAELSGDGPVWWVEARAAAGMPQAEQLAGAFAARLTMLLGGRVWPPDAPGTVGAARPVDVSGITAVPAPAAAQPAVDMLTDKAAVVLQDRPVVPMTSWLSEVLRATVESDRSLQIVTPPHCRLSTPTRLLLQSMPARWVVQDERCGYYDGLTGAVLTWQDEAFAPDRGENGETPVADAFTETAPTGERQLSVSFRTLHRPTADLVLGGALEAAWQALTGGLPAGWGTSEPAGLTWSRRQLTELAYERAPRSTWTVVVGTPDRPAVATLRVIRTSEGVEEDITLTVGYGPGEEIPFEALPGLAEELVTRYGLTTMLCQLREARRDLSAPPHYEHPPLPYAFVLGPAEVQEAGRDTASRTPLKERPVQLGPSARPGFYYALGDAETAESWTALEGLLRHLRGAPPA, from the coding sequence ATGACCAAGGACGTGATCGCGCTCACCGAGCGGATGCCGGACGCGCTGAGCGTCCTGGCGGGCCTGCTCGCGGGCGGACCGGACCTGCTGATCGAGTCTGCCGGAGAGGGCGCCGTGGTCCAGCTGTGCGACGCCGAGGGTCGGCCGCTCGTCTCGATCGAGGTCCCGCTGATGCTCCAGGTGCCGGGCGAGGCGGTCCGGCTGCTGGGGCCCGGAGCCGAGCTGTCGGGCGACGGCCCGGTGTGGTGGGTCGAGGCGCGAGCCGCCGCGGGCATGCCGCAGGCCGAGCAGCTCGCCGGAGCCTTCGCAGCCCGGCTGACCATGCTCCTGGGCGGCCGGGTCTGGCCGCCGGACGCCCCGGGCACCGTCGGCGCGGCCCGCCCGGTCGACGTCTCGGGCATCACCGCCGTACCGGCGCCCGCCGCCGCCCAGCCGGCCGTGGACATGCTCACAGACAAGGCCGCCGTCGTCCTCCAGGACCGCCCCGTCGTCCCCATGACGAGCTGGCTCTCCGAGGTGCTGCGGGCCACCGTGGAGAGCGACCGCTCCCTGCAGATCGTCACCCCGCCGCACTGCCGGCTGTCCACGCCCACCCGTCTCCTGCTGCAGTCCATGCCCGCCCGGTGGGTCGTGCAGGACGAGCGGTGCGGCTACTACGACGGCCTCACCGGCGCCGTACTCACCTGGCAGGACGAAGCCTTCGCCCCGGACCGCGGCGAGAACGGCGAGACCCCGGTCGCGGACGCCTTCACGGAGACCGCACCCACTGGTGAGCGTCAGCTCAGCGTCTCCTTCCGTACCCTGCACCGCCCCACCGCGGACCTCGTCCTCGGCGGCGCGCTCGAAGCCGCCTGGCAGGCACTGACGGGCGGCCTGCCGGCCGGCTGGGGGACCTCGGAGCCCGCAGGCCTGACGTGGTCGCGGCGCCAGCTGACCGAGCTGGCGTACGAACGCGCCCCGCGCTCCACCTGGACCGTTGTCGTCGGCACACCGGACCGGCCCGCCGTCGCGACACTCCGCGTGATCCGCACCTCGGAGGGAGTGGAGGAGGACATCACCCTCACCGTGGGCTACGGCCCGGGCGAGGAGATACCGTTTGAGGCCCTTCCGGGGCTGGCAGAGGAGTTGGTGACCCGGTACGGGCTCACGACCATGCTGTGCCAGCTGCGCGAAGCCCGCCGGGACCTGAGCGCCCCGCCCCACTACGAGCACCCGCCGCTGCCGTACGCCTTCGTACTCGGCCCCGCGGAGGTCCAGGAGGCGGGGCGGGACACCGCGAGCAGGACGCCGCTCAAGGAACGCCCGGTACAACTGGGCCCGAGCGCCCGGCCGGGCTTCTACTACGCACTGGGCGACGCCGAGACCGCCGAGAGCTGGACCGCGCTGGAGGGGCTGCTGCGCCACCTGCGCGGCGCGCCGCCCGCCTGA
- a CDS encoding primosomal protein N', with product MSSANDSPPEQLALIREMVAEAKAKAPKAKPRTWRGAALAEELPVARVLVNKGVLHLDRTFDYAVPAELSEAAQPGVRVRVRFGAGSHHVRGGRREGGSLIDGFIVERRAESDYNGALAALAQVVSPEVVLGPNMLALARAVADRYAGSLADVLQLALPPRNARAEAKPSPEPLPPPAAPEPGGWERYGAGPGFLRALATGAAPRAVWTALPGPGWADELARAMAATLASGRGALAVLPDGRTAGRVDAALTALLGEGRHALLTAESGPEKRYRQWLALHRGSVRAVIGTRAAMFAPVRDLGLVAIWDDGDSSHSEDRAPFPHVREVLELRAVSDGCAFLAGSTSCTVEAAQLVESGWARPLVAARETVRATAPRIRTVGDELLARDEAARAARLPSLAWETVREGLKSGPVLVQVPRRGYVPRLACERCRTPARCTVCAGPLEAPDERDLTCGWCGRGEPSWHCEECGSFRLRAQVVGARRTAEELGRAFPAVPVRTSGRDHVLDEVPDRPALVVSTPGAEPVAAGAGYAAALLLDGWAMLTRPDLRAGEDALRRWIAASSLVRADGQVVVVAEPTLRPVQALVRWDPVGHAVRELAERAQLGFPPVSRMAAVAGRGEALEAFLAGAGLPADAEILGPVPLPGRRGEPSPGERALVRVPPGSGAALAAALKSAQAARLARGVPAADAVRVRIDPADIG from the coding sequence GTGAGCAGCGCGAATGATTCCCCGCCGGAGCAGCTCGCACTGATCCGGGAGATGGTCGCCGAGGCGAAGGCCAAGGCGCCCAAGGCGAAGCCGCGTACCTGGCGGGGGGCCGCCCTGGCCGAGGAGCTGCCCGTCGCCCGGGTCCTGGTGAACAAGGGCGTGCTCCACCTCGACCGGACCTTCGACTACGCCGTGCCCGCCGAGCTCTCCGAGGCCGCCCAGCCCGGCGTCCGCGTCCGCGTCCGCTTCGGCGCCGGCTCCCACCACGTACGCGGGGGCCGCCGCGAGGGCGGCAGCCTCATCGACGGCTTCATCGTCGAGCGCCGCGCCGAGTCCGACTACAACGGAGCGCTCGCCGCCCTCGCCCAGGTGGTCTCGCCCGAGGTGGTCCTGGGCCCAAACATGCTCGCCCTCGCCCGCGCCGTCGCCGACCGGTACGCCGGCAGCCTCGCCGACGTGCTCCAGCTCGCCCTGCCCCCGCGCAACGCCCGCGCCGAGGCCAAGCCCTCCCCGGAGCCGCTGCCGCCGCCCGCCGCCCCCGAGCCCGGCGGCTGGGAGCGGTACGGGGCCGGGCCCGGCTTCCTGCGCGCCCTCGCCACCGGCGCGGCCCCGCGCGCGGTGTGGACCGCCCTGCCGGGCCCCGGCTGGGCCGACGAGCTCGCCCGGGCCATGGCCGCCACCCTCGCCTCCGGCCGCGGCGCCCTGGCCGTGCTCCCCGACGGCCGGACCGCCGGCCGGGTCGACGCCGCCCTGACCGCCCTGCTCGGCGAGGGACGGCACGCCCTGCTGACCGCCGAGTCCGGCCCCGAGAAGCGCTACCGCCAGTGGCTCGCCCTCCACCGGGGCTCGGTCCGCGCCGTCATCGGCACCCGGGCCGCGATGTTCGCCCCCGTCCGCGACCTCGGACTGGTCGCGATCTGGGACGACGGCGACTCCAGCCACAGCGAGGACCGCGCGCCCTTCCCGCACGTCCGCGAAGTGCTCGAACTGCGCGCGGTCAGCGACGGCTGCGCGTTCCTGGCCGGCAGCACCAGCTGCACCGTGGAGGCCGCCCAGCTCGTCGAGTCGGGCTGGGCCCGCCCGCTCGTGGCGGCCCGCGAGACCGTGCGGGCCACCGCGCCCCGGATCCGCACCGTCGGCGACGAACTCCTGGCCCGGGACGAGGCGGCCCGCGCCGCCCGGCTCCCCAGCCTGGCGTGGGAGACCGTACGGGAGGGACTGAAGTCGGGGCCCGTCCTCGTCCAGGTGCCGCGCCGCGGCTACGTGCCCAGGCTGGCGTGCGAGCGGTGCCGGACACCCGCCCGCTGCACCGTCTGCGCCGGACCCCTGGAAGCCCCCGACGAGCGGGACCTGACCTGCGGCTGGTGCGGCCGCGGCGAGCCGTCCTGGCACTGCGAGGAATGCGGGTCCTTCCGCCTGCGCGCCCAGGTCGTGGGCGCCCGGCGCACCGCCGAGGAACTGGGCCGGGCCTTCCCGGCCGTGCCCGTGCGCACCTCCGGCCGCGACCACGTCCTGGACGAGGTGCCGGACCGGCCGGCGCTCGTGGTGAGCACCCCGGGCGCCGAACCGGTGGCGGCGGGCGCCGGGTACGCCGCGGCGCTGCTGCTCGACGGCTGGGCCATGCTGACCCGTCCCGACCTGCGGGCCGGCGAGGACGCGCTGCGGCGCTGGATCGCCGCGTCCTCCCTCGTCCGCGCGGACGGCCAGGTCGTGGTGGTCGCCGAGCCGACGCTGCGGCCCGTACAGGCCCTCGTCCGGTGGGACCCGGTGGGCCACGCCGTACGGGAGCTCGCGGAGCGGGCCCAGCTCGGCTTCCCGCCGGTCTCCCGGATGGCCGCGGTCGCCGGGCGGGGCGAGGCGCTGGAGGCCTTCCTGGCGGGGGCGGGGCTGCCGGCCGACGCCGAGATCCTCGGCCCGGTGCCGCTGCCCGGACGGCGCGGGGAGCCCTCTCCCGGGGAGCGGGCCCTGGTCCGGGTCCCGCCCGGCAGCGGAGCCGCCCTGGCGGCCGCCCTGAAGTCCGCGCAGGCGGCGCGCCTGGCCCGAGGCGTCCCGGCGGCGGACGCGGTACGGGTCCGGATCGACCCGGCGGACATCGGCTGA
- a CDS encoding pentapeptide repeat-containing protein codes for MGRLQEWLTEDGFSLFGVELDFRGSDLSGGDFSSSWFTDSILAGVRLVGAVLYRADLQSADLTGADLTGADLVRANLDRAVLRSARLDGADMVNASLHGVDASRASFRGTRIMGASLHGVDMRGADLTDAVLFQNTFKVSVDDTTVLRGLTGSVFGPISVFSGESSREVGGAELETWIGERGGKVQVLAPGSSPQ; via the coding sequence ATGGGCCGGCTGCAGGAATGGCTCACCGAGGACGGCTTCAGCCTCTTCGGCGTCGAGCTCGACTTCCGAGGTTCCGACCTGTCGGGTGGAGACTTTTCGAGCTCGTGGTTCACAGACTCCATCCTGGCGGGCGTGCGGCTTGTGGGAGCGGTTCTCTACCGCGCCGACCTTCAGTCGGCCGACCTCACGGGCGCGGATCTGACCGGTGCCGACCTGGTCAGGGCGAACCTCGACAGGGCCGTGCTCAGGTCGGCACGGCTCGATGGTGCCGACATGGTCAACGCTTCATTGCACGGGGTCGATGCGTCACGAGCGAGCTTCAGGGGAACGCGCATCATGGGTGCATCTCTCCATGGGGTGGACATGAGGGGAGCGGATCTGACCGACGCGGTCCTGTTCCAGAACACCTTCAAGGTCTCAGTCGACGACACCACGGTGTTGCGCGGCCTGACGGGCAGCGTTTTCGGGCCGATCTCCGTCTTCAGTGGCGAATCGTCCCGAGAAGTGGGCGGCGCGGAACTGGAGACGTGGATCGGCGAGCGCGGCGGGAAGGTCCAAGTCCTCGCTCCGGGAAGTTCCCCGCAGTAG
- a CDS encoding DUF6507 family protein codes for MSTWDIKPAGVRGVLNKTAEAGSKFEEEFTSYSDGVVGAATWAGTMVLGGTELPKEGAFGPVAQALLEFQQRTENDLKFLPVRTGKSITGARLATEEYIKGDLQMAKNKQEEYSKAPTAEELKGPKK; via the coding sequence GTGTCTACGTGGGATATCAAGCCGGCCGGCGTCCGAGGCGTCCTGAACAAGACCGCCGAAGCAGGCAGCAAGTTCGAGGAAGAGTTCACGTCGTACAGCGACGGCGTGGTCGGCGCCGCGACGTGGGCGGGCACGATGGTGCTGGGCGGGACCGAGCTGCCCAAGGAGGGCGCGTTCGGGCCTGTGGCCCAAGCATTGCTTGAGTTTCAGCAGCGAACGGAAAACGACCTGAAGTTCCTTCCCGTCCGGACGGGGAAGTCCATCACCGGTGCGCGCCTGGCCACTGAGGAGTACATCAAGGGCGACCTGCAGATGGCGAAGAACAAGCAGGAGGAGTACTCCAAGGCTCCGACCGCGGAAGAGCTGAAGGGCCCCAAGAAGTGA
- the fmt gene encoding methionyl-tRNA formyltransferase: MKLVFAGTPEVAVPALDALIASGRHEVAAVVTRPDAPAGRGRRLVASPVAERAEEAGIEVLKPTRPRDPEFQARLREIAPDCCPVVAYGAILPKSALDIPRNGWVNLHFSLLPSWRGAAPVQHSIMAGDQLTGASTFQIEEGLDSGPVYGVLTEEIRPTDNSGDLLTRLAFAGAGLLAATMDGIEDGTLRAVAQPLDGISLAPKITVEDARIDWTAPAMRADRVVRGCTPAPGAWTVFRGERLKLISLGMVADRTDLEPGALSATKNSVHVGTGSHAVELLWVQPQGKKPMRAADWARGVRIAPGERLGGADVG; the protein is encoded by the coding sequence GTGAAGCTCGTCTTCGCAGGCACCCCCGAGGTCGCCGTACCCGCCCTGGACGCCCTGATCGCCTCCGGGCGACACGAGGTCGCGGCCGTCGTCACCCGGCCCGACGCACCGGCCGGCCGCGGCCGCCGGCTCGTCGCCAGCCCGGTCGCCGAACGCGCTGAAGAGGCCGGCATCGAGGTCCTCAAGCCCACCCGGCCGCGCGACCCCGAGTTCCAGGCCCGGCTGCGCGAGATCGCCCCCGACTGCTGCCCGGTCGTCGCCTACGGGGCCATCCTCCCCAAGAGCGCCCTCGACATCCCGCGCAACGGCTGGGTCAACCTGCACTTCTCGCTGCTGCCGTCCTGGCGCGGAGCCGCCCCCGTCCAGCACTCGATCATGGCGGGCGACCAGCTCACCGGCGCCTCCACCTTCCAGATCGAGGAAGGCCTCGACTCGGGCCCGGTCTACGGCGTCCTCACCGAGGAGATCCGGCCGACCGACAACAGCGGCGACCTGCTCACCCGGCTCGCCTTCGCAGGCGCCGGACTCCTCGCCGCCACCATGGACGGCATCGAGGACGGCACCCTGCGCGCAGTCGCCCAGCCCCTCGACGGGATCTCCCTCGCACCCAAGATCACGGTGGAGGACGCCCGGATCGACTGGACGGCCCCCGCGATGCGCGCCGACCGCGTCGTGCGCGGCTGCACGCCGGCCCCGGGCGCATGGACCGTCTTCCGCGGGGAGCGGCTCAAGCTGATCTCCCTGGGCATGGTGGCCGACCGTACGGACCTGGAGCCGGGCGCGCTGTCCGCCACCAAGAACAGCGTCCACGTCGGCACCGGCTCGCACGCCGTCGAGCTGCTCTGGGTCCAGCCGCAGGGCAAGAAGCCGATGCGCGCCGCCGACTGGGCGCGCGGAGTGCGGATCGCCCCCGGCGAGCGGCTCGGCGGGGCCGACGTAGGCTGA